The genomic stretch ACATTTAGAAATTATGAAAAATTTTAAAACAATTTTTAGAACGATGTTAATGGTAACTTTAGTATTAACAACAAGTTGTGAAATATCAGACGACGTAGATATTATTCATACACCTGCAAGTGCACAAGCATTTAAATCTGTTAGAGATGCAGCTTTAGAAAACCATACCCAGACCTTTAATTTTAATGCGGAAGATGGTAATGTAACATTAATTTCAGATAATGGAGTTCAAATTAACATTAATGGTAACTGTTTAACTTTAAATGGTACTGCAGTAACTGGTAATGTAGATATAAAATATGTAGAACTTTTTGATAAAGGGAGTATGTTAACGACTAATAAACCTACAATGGGCGAAATGCCAAATGGAGACAAAGCCTTATTAATATCTGGCGGAGAATTTTTTATTGAAGCGACTCAAAATGGAGATTATTTAGATACTAACTGTGGATTGCAATTAATAATTCCATCTGACTTAACTGGAGGAGCAGATACTACAATGACGCTTTGGGAAGGACGTATAAATGAGGATGAAGATTTAACTTGGGATGAGGTTGATCTTGTAACAGGTCAAGGAGGTGTGTTTGTAGAAGGAGAACAATATTATAGTTCATTAGAAAGTTTTGGATGGTCTAATGTAGATCGTTTTTATAGTGATCCAAGACCAAAAACACAAATTCAGGTGCAAGCACCAATAGGTTATAATGATTTAAATAGTGATGTATACTTATCTTATGATGGCGAAGATGTTGGTTTGGCACAATTAGATACTTATGACGGAACATTAAATTTATTTAGTGAGCATTATGGACAAATTCCTATAGGGTTAGAATGCCATGTAATTTTTGCAACAGAAGACAATGGGATTTGGAGATATGCCATAAAGGCTGTAACCATTGTAGCAGATGATATTATTACCTTTACTTTAGATCAAACTACTATAGGTACTGAGGCATCATTAGTAACTTTAATCAATGGATTACCTTAATTAATCCGTTTAATTTAAAAAGTCAGAAATTCATTTTTCTGACTTTTTATTACGGTAATTTCAACAAATAACCGGTATTACACCAATACTTATAAATATAATTCTTAAATTTAAGGATATTAAACCAACCCTATGAAAATTCAAATTACACTGCTCGTTTTTTTAGGTTTTATACGATTTGGCTTTTCTCAGCAAGAAATAAAACAAGACACAACCCAACGTATAGCTCAAATAGAACATAAAGCTATAGGCGACCAAATAGAATTTACACCAAATGCACCTAAGCTCAATCAAATTGCTGGTGCTCCAAAAGCCTTCTACACCAATTTTTGGGAGTTTGGAGACGGTACATTTAGTAAAGAAGATAATCCGAAAAAAGTCTACAAAAAAAATGGAGAATATACCGTAAGGCTATGGACAACTAATAATTATGGCACTGGGAAACCACCTAGAGCTCGTCCTAAAAAAATTACAATAACAAATGCCAATTCTAATTACAATGAAGAAGCTTCTATGGATGAAAGCATACGTCTAATTCGTAATAGCGAACCTATGCCCGAGGAAGAAATTGTAGTTGTGTTTAGTTATAAAAACAAAAAGGATTACGTCACCAATGGCAAGCTGTTTTTGTTTTACAATGAAGATAAATACAAAGCTGACAATTTTGAATTATCAGAAACCAGAACCTATCATAATGAAAAAGAAATAAATACTAATACTGTTGTTTTTTCCTCAGATGTAGACACAGATATTTACTATGCTTCTTCAGAAAATAAGTTGCTTAAATTTAAAGAAAAACAACAGGATACAACGGAAAGAGAAAATCTGCCTCTAACTTTAGAAGAAAGCAAATATGTATACAGAAACTCAAGCAGTTTAAGCTTTGATAATATGAAACCTAACGAAGAACGCCATGTGTTTCACACGCTTAAAACGACAAAGGAAATGCTAAAAGATACAAGCGCAATTATATCTGTAAGAGGTGTTTATGTGCCAGATAACGATTATGATAATCATAATATAAAGGATATGGAAATGGAAATTGTAACCTCTCACGATCCTAATAAAATGTCTTCTAATGCATCATTCTTAAATTATAGATTGGTGCGTTTTAAACGTCCGAAATTTAAAATTAAATTTCAGAATAATGGAGAAGGACCAGCAAGAACAATACGTTTAGAAACAGATATACCAGACATGTTTGATAAATCTTCTATTGAAGTTTTAGATATGTATCCAAAAGTTAAAATATGCCCTAAATATGAAGTAGAATATAGTTGCTTAGATACCACATATACAGCAAAGCAAGCCATATTTACATTTAAGAATATTTATTTACCAGGTAGCGAACAAAAAAATGTAAAAGAATACGATTCAACAAAAGGTTTTGTTAAATACAGACTAAAATTTTCCAAAGATTTTCATAAGAAAAAAACCAAATCGCGCACCGCAATTATTTTTGATAAAAACGAACCTATAATTACCAACTATTCTACAACACGTTTTCTACCAGGAATATCTATAGGTGCAAAATCTGGTTATAATTATTTTCCAGATTTAGAAGGCTCAAAAAGTTACTTTATTGGAGCAACTGTTTCACCTTACAAATCATATAGATGGTATTGGCAAGTAGAGTTACTAAATAGTTTTCATGCCTATGATGGAAATACTACAATAACAGAAGGTATAGAAGATATACCAGGAGCTGGTTCTGTTTTTCAGCGTACAACAGCAAATAGCAGTTATGAAAATATAGATTGGGATATTCCGATTTTAGCACGTTATAACATTAATAATTATATTGGTTTGGGAGCTGGTTTACAAGGCACTATATCTCTTAGTGAAAAGCGTGCCGAAGCAATAAAAATTGAACGTTTTGAAGGGCAAAATACACCACCAGGACCATTATTAGAAACTATAGAATCTTCAAAAGAAATGTCTAGTTCTTTTTCTAATTTAAGAACTGGGTTTTTAATTGAAGCTACAGCTGGTTTTGCACGTATTGGCCCAAGTATTGGAGCACGTTATGTGTTCAGTTTTAAAGAAAACCACAATCATATACAGTTTTATGCTATATGGAAATTCTAAATGAAAAAACACTATTTATAATTTGCTTTTTTGTTTTTACGATCTGCTTTTCTCAGAACTTAGAGGAGACAATTTATCTAACAACCGAAGCATTTAACAAAAATCAAAATTCTGAAACCCTAAGGGAATTAGATAGTAAAATACGTCTTTTTGAAACTGAGCTTTCTACCAAAGATGAATACTACGCCTTTATCAACCTTTTAGCAAACAAAGCCTATTATTTAGCAAAAATTAATAATAAAAAGGAAGCTATTAATAGTTACGAAAAAGCGCATGGATTATATATAAAACATACGATTAATCAATATGATATAATTGAGTATTGCCTCATAGAATTGGGGACACTTTACCATAAAACAAATGCTTATATAAAGGCAGAAAATATCATTAAATATTATATTGAGTTAGCTGAAAAACAAAATAACAAACAACAACAAATTACGGGGATTACAAATTTAGCAAAGCTATATCAATCCTTAAATAGGCATAAAAGTGTAATTCAAATAACCAATAGAGGTTTAAAAATTAGTGGCATAAAAAAACAGCAAGAACGTAATCTTAACTACATAAAAAAGAAAAGCGAGCTTTTACTAAAAAATAATCAAGAAAAACTGTATTTAGAAAATGATCTAATAGTTGGTGATTTTAAAACAGAAAATGCAGAAAACTTAGAGTTAAGTTATCTGGAAGCGTTAAAAAACGAAGACTATAAACTAGCTCTACATAGTTTTAATAAGCTAAAACAGCTTAAGATTACAAAACTTACTTCAACTAGGGAAGTCGCAAAATTTAGTTTTCAACAGGCACAACTTTATTTTTTACTTCAGCAAAAAGAGAAAGCTTTAAAGCAAATAAAAAGCACACTGTTCTTATTACTTCCAAATTATAATAACAAAACTTTTCCCACAAACAGCGATTTGTATGCCGAAAATATATTCTTAGATATTTTTGATTTATGGGCAGAATTACAAACAAATCCTATACAGGCCTTAAAATGTTATGACTTAAGTTTCTATGTATCAAACCTCTTAGCACAGCAAAACACCAACCAAGAAAGTGTAGCTATTAATGCTAACTTAAATAGAAGTAGAAGTGAAAAATGCATATCAATTTTATATCAATTGTATAGCAAGCAAGGAAATAGTGAATACTTTAAATCTGCATTTAGGCATGCAGAATCATTTAAAGGATCCGCATTAAAATGGTATTCTAATAAAAGAGAATTATTACATAAGTATCCCAAAGATAGTTTGCTTATAGAAGAAAAAAGGGTGTTAAAACAACAACAGCAATTAACTAATAGATTACTAAATAGGTCTTTAGAAACACAATCTCAAACACAAGACAGCTTAAGATTTAAGCTTATTGCAATAGATAAAGTTTTAAACGATCTTCAAATAAGCATTAATACTA from Kordia antarctica encodes the following:
- a CDS encoding PKD domain-containing protein, whose amino-acid sequence is MKIQITLLVFLGFIRFGFSQQEIKQDTTQRIAQIEHKAIGDQIEFTPNAPKLNQIAGAPKAFYTNFWEFGDGTFSKEDNPKKVYKKNGEYTVRLWTTNNYGTGKPPRARPKKITITNANSNYNEEASMDESIRLIRNSEPMPEEEIVVVFSYKNKKDYVTNGKLFLFYNEDKYKADNFELSETRTYHNEKEINTNTVVFSSDVDTDIYYASSENKLLKFKEKQQDTTERENLPLTLEESKYVYRNSSSLSFDNMKPNEERHVFHTLKTTKEMLKDTSAIISVRGVYVPDNDYDNHNIKDMEMEIVTSHDPNKMSSNASFLNYRLVRFKRPKFKIKFQNNGEGPARTIRLETDIPDMFDKSSIEVLDMYPKVKICPKYEVEYSCLDTTYTAKQAIFTFKNIYLPGSEQKNVKEYDSTKGFVKYRLKFSKDFHKKKTKSRTAIIFDKNEPIITNYSTTRFLPGISIGAKSGYNYFPDLEGSKSYFIGATVSPYKSYRWYWQVELLNSFHAYDGNTTITEGIEDIPGAGSVFQRTTANSSYENIDWDIPILARYNINNYIGLGAGLQGTISLSEKRAEAIKIERFEGQNTPPGPLLETIESSKEMSSSFSNLRTGFLIEATAGFARIGPSIGARYVFSFKENHNHIQFYAIWKF
- a CDS encoding CHAT domain-containing protein; amino-acid sequence: MEILNEKTLFIICFFVFTICFSQNLEETIYLTTEAFNKNQNSETLRELDSKIRLFETELSTKDEYYAFINLLANKAYYLAKINNKKEAINSYEKAHGLYIKHTINQYDIIEYCLIELGTLYHKTNAYIKAENIIKYYIELAEKQNNKQQQITGITNLAKLYQSLNRHKSVIQITNRGLKISGIKKQQERNLNYIKKKSELLLKNNQEKLYLENDLIVGDFKTENAENLELSYLEALKNEDYKLALHSFNKLKQLKITKLTSTREVAKFSFQQAQLYFLLQQKEKALKQIKSTLFLLLPNYNNKTFPTNSDLYAENIFLDIFDLWAELQTNPIQALKCYDLSFYVSNLLAQQNTNQESVAINANLNRSRSEKCISILYQLYSKQGNSEYFKSAFRHAESFKGSALKWYSNKRELLHKYPKDSLLIEEKRVLKQQQQLTNRLLNRSLETQSQTQDSLRFKLIAIDKVLNDLQISINTKYPEAEIAEINIEKLKLKLNTDNACLVEFFYGKNVIYQFIITKNNFEFNSIELSETGRKAIANFIDYFNDASAINNDISKYTSDAFYLYKFLHLDQTSTYKNVIIVPDGFLNFIPFESLLTESTSTLSYSKMPFVIKKQNLAYNISAQFYIENKPYKFSNSALGVFPVFDNTNQKLTYSLDEMESLKIVDATFLEQSKATKKNVLNQLKNHSILHFSTHANSGNFNEPAYIEFIDAKLYVNDLYNLDLSNDLVILSACETGVGLLQKGEGSINLTRGFKYAGIDNIVFSLWKINDLSTSIVMGDFYKNLVKTESAFIANQSSKLSYLENAEISNIKKSPYYWSSFMYYGDLTKQKEPNYLLFISIGLCVVVILLFVIWNIKNRSTKRFSSR